The stretch of DNA cctgctctcctcCCTGTGAGTGGGGTTTCTTGtcctcagctgtgctggctgatgtgcagggatgtgacATTGTGCCCTATCTCAGCTCATGTCCCAGCTCCTTGGGTTCATCTCCATCCCTGTGGGCTCATGCAGGTCACAGCACCTCAGATGGGGTGACACTGCCCTCCTTTTCTCTCAGTATATCCACCCCTACTCTGTGCCTCAACAGAGCATCTCCATTTTCTCTTGAGGCCCTTGTTTCAGATTTGGACAGCTGGGGGAAAGGACAACACTCGGAAGCAATGTTTTTACCTGGCCCGGCTGATGGAGGCCTCCTGAGGGAGGTCACAGCTTGCCTCAGGTTTGGGGTCAGGAAGAGGGATGATATAATCATTCTCGCCCCCGTTCTGGTGCACGGCTGTGtagaggatgctgctgctgggggagctggcAGCAAGGCGGGCATTGTTCAGCACAGGAATTGTGGGTCTTGTGCGGACAACAGCGGGGTGGTCACTCTTCATGAACTCTTCATCCACCTGCTGGTACCTCTGCTCTCACAGGGCAGGTTAccaaagaaagggaaatgtCTTGTGAGTGGGGAGAATGGATTTGTgttgtgtttccttttcctgcctgccAGGGTTTTCCTGGAGGGGTTGGCATCTTCTAGCTGGGTTCAGCTGCCCTTACTCCAACAAAGATAGGCCATGAACCTTTCCTAACGGAGAGACCAGTGGCACAACTTCACAGCTCCAAAATACCAAACAGCTGGAGGCAGGATTTTGATCTCCTGCCAGTTCAGATTTCTGCAGTTGCTGAGTTACCAGCTGGCTGTCTAAGTGATGCAGTTGTCTTAGCAATGTTCTTGGGACTCCCAAACCACCTTTGCTGGCTGTTCCAACTAATGAAGCCTTGGTCACAGCAAAATTCTCTGGCACTGCAGCACTAAACACTGGTCTCCAAACCCTGACTGAGGGCCCTCACCAAGGCACTGACCCTCTTCTGTCCCTCCAGCACAGGGTCCTTCAGACATACCTTTCTGTAGCAATCCACCAGAAGGTTTCCCATAAGCACCACCAGCTGTGAGAAGGATGGCCTGATCTCAAACTTCTCCTCCCAGCACTTCTGCATGATGTTGTAGCTGCCAagagggaagggagagcctGAGTCAGCAGGTGGGGAAAACAGGTAGAAATGCTTCTGTAATGTGTAGAGCACATCCAGGGCAAACGTGTTGACAGCACTTACATTTCATCAGAGGCATGGGTGGGTTTGGACATCCGATAGCCACGTTTGATGGCATTGTAGAACTGCTCATTCATAGGCAGCTCAGGGTATGGAGTCCCTCCTGGGGGTAAAGGGAGAGCAGGAGTTAGGCTGCAGGATTGCCTGCCACCCTCCAGCAACATACATTTCACACCAAGGTTTTCTTATTCCTTTACCTTTCCTGTTTCATTTCACTTCCAAATGCAATGCAAGCATGGGGAAGAAGGAGACAGGGAATGAAGTGTTACTCCGATAAAGTAGGGACTTGAGGgttagaaatgcatttttattgtttttgaaGGGATCCTGCTAACGTATTATCAGAACTACAGATACCATGACCTCCAGAGCACTTACCTAGAGTGAATATCTCCCAAAGAAGAATCCCAAAAGACCACACATCACTCAGGGTGGTGTAGAGGTTGTTGAAGATGCTCTCTGGAGCCATCCACTTAAGGGGCAAGAAGGTCTAAGAAAGAATCAAAAATGAGACAAGAAGAGAGTCACCCATAGCACTTGTTTCAACTGATAAGAGCCTGACACATAATTTACAAGCAAAGAAGACCCTTCTGATCTGCCTGTGAGTCCAACACATCTGTTGACATCTGCTGTCAGTCCGTTCTGGAAGGGACCAGTTGCCTCTTTCTTTGTGCAGAACAGACCCAGCAGGCAGGAAGAAAGAATGGATGTGCTGTATCCATTTCCATCACAGCCTGCCATGATGAATGCACACGTGTCACAGTGTGTGTTCTCTGTTCCCTTGCTCTTGAGGAGGCCACTGACTTTCACAACCTGACCAAAGACTCCTGAAGAAAGTCCAGGCCTATCTGACTTTGGAAACTTGAGACCAGGCTGTAGGGGGCTAAGGGATGACCAGAAAAGAGCCAAAGGATACATCCAGTTTCTTTTCTGCTCTTACTCATGCAGagtaatgaaaaagaaagcctCGCTTGACCACTTTGTAGgcagcactgcctgtgctgctcctgggattTGCTTGCACAATGAATACCAAAATAATCTCCAGGAAGGATTGCAAAGGGGCTCAGTTTCATTTCCCATTTTGGACAGGAAAACAGCTATGTCAAGGCTGGACTGAAAACCCCAAGCGCCCTGGGGGAGGGTCCCCCTGACCAAACTCTGGGTACCTGTTTGACAGCACATGGGAGAAAGCATGAGAGAAGTAGCGGGTAGATTAGATAAAGATTGGGGTTTAAGACACCTGTCTCTATTCTCAGCTCCCCTAGCCTCAGTTCCTCTGGGAATTACATGGTCTGCTTTGCAGGACTGGAGATTCACAAATGCCTCAGGGCTGGAGTGAATAGGTTGTTATCGAAATCACAGGGAAATGGTTTCTGGCAAAACTCAATTACAGCCTTATCCTCTCCTGCCTCAAAAGACTGGAGACATTTCTATGGAAAGTAGCTGTTTGCAAGAAGACACTTCTTCTTAACTTGTGGTCTAGTGGTTAGAGCAGAATCCTGTAAATCTTTTCCCAGAGTGGTCAGTGAGTCACTACAGCCATACCAAGCTGCCCAGCCTTGCCCTCCTCCTGCCTGAAGCTCAGGACCACACTCAGTGCTGGCAggatgcagccctgctgccatgATTGGGACGGTCTACAGGGGACAATCCTGAGTTTTGCTACTGCTCAGGCTCCTCTGTAAAGAGCCAGGAGATGTGGGCACACAATTCTGCTACTTCACAGTGTGCCAAGCAAACAAAGTGAAGGATGGCTGGCTGTTGACATCATCTCCTGGGAGTCCTGCCCTGTCACCACCTCTGGGCACGCTTATGGACAGGTGGCTCCCAGGGGGACAATATAGGGGGTGCCAGGCCCAGAGCCTGGGGAAGAAGGAGCTTGCAAGGCTCCTGGTACTCACACTGCCTTTGGAGATATAGTTGGAATCCCTCATGATGTCCCTTGCCAGGCCAAAGTCACAGATCTTCACCAGCTTCCCCTCACAGATGAGGACATTCCTGGCAGCAAGGTCACGGTGCACACACTGTAGGGGGGACACAGAGCACTGTCACTGCAAGAAGCTTTCACACAACCTgagaacacccccagctccagcactaGCCcattcctggggctgcagggacaggaggctCCTCATGTCATTTCAGGTGTCTCCTTCACCTCTAGGGACAATCATGGCTCAATCACTAGCAGAGCTACCACAGTTTTGCTGTTTGCCTGGATTGCTTCCCCCAAGACAGCAACAGCCAGACGGATCCAGCAGGGGGAATTGGAACAACACAGCAGAGAGTGGATTGCCAGGGCTTGGACCAAGCGAGGGCACTTGGGCAGGAAGGAGGGGCTGTTTCCATATCTGTTTGGACAATCCAACCCAGCAGGCCGAAGACATCAGAGTTACACCAAGCTGGCTTGTGTCTCCTAGCTTGCCAGCAGGTTGGATGTTTTCCATATGAACAGACATTTCTGTCTGACATTTGCTCCCTGACATTAGCTGCGGGAGCACTGAGCATGCATTTTAGGTATCAGACTGTCTGGCTGGAGGCAGAGATCCAGGAATTTTTCTCTGCACTGATGCCATTCATGCCTTCCATTAGCCCTGCCCTGTGTGATGCTTCACACAATCCAGCTATATTACTGCCTGCCCTGGGCTAAGCCAGACGTTAGGAAATCCCAGAGCTTagtcctccatggtggcttaatTTCCAGTGATCAAGCACTTCTGATGAGTCCTGGGGTGTGCAGAGCATGCAGTGCAATAAGGGTGTCTAGGAAGAGTAGTTGCTCTGCTGCAGAGTGCCTTGTGCTTTAGCTCTCTGTATGCTGTTTGGTCATCCCAGTAAATAGGGATGATATAATGCCACAGCTGTGCTGAACACGGATCAGGAGGAGCACAGGAGGGAATTTGAGTTCTGAAGCTCAGTGTGAGCCAGAGTTAGCTGTCACATGCAAATACAGTCACGCTGATCTCCAGGACTGTGTTTTCAAAGGGAAGTGGTCAGCAGCTCTTCAACTGCACAGCCACTTATCCTACAAGGAGTTTGGCACAGACAGAGGGACAGTGGGAGGAAGCTGACCACAGGACATGGCAGAAAACTCACTGCTGGCCACCACCACTACGGACTCCACAGACCAGCCAGCATACGTACATTTTTGGAAGCCAGGAACTCCATCCCATTGGCCACCTGGAAGCTGAAGCCCACCAAGTCCATGTAGCTGAGGAGTGGAGACTCATTTATCAGTGTCACCCGGTCTGTCCTTTCAGGAGCTGGAGGGCAAGCAGAGATGGATGTTGGTGTTACCCAGCATACTGGTGAGCCTCCCACTAGTGGAAGGGGAatgctctgcctccagcaacaaagagacagagctgggagctctcACTGTGAGGGAGATCTACCACTGCTGCTAGACGAGTCCCAAAAGTGACCTTTGCAAGCAAAGGCATTCAGCACCCAAAGTACAAGCACCTTTCCCTCCCGCTGTGGCCAAGCTGTTACCTGAGGGGGAGTAGCTGTCCAGCTCATAGGGGGTGCCATAGTTAGAGGACTCGATGTCAGCATACTTGACTTCACCCTTCATGTCAGACATGGGCACATAGTCCAGGGAGTCATCCTTGCTCATGTCCATGTAGCCCCCATCACTCTCAACAGACATGGAGAGGTGGCTGTGGGGAGAAGAGAAGAGGCTGTTCAGAtccagaggagaggaggagacaCGAGAACTGGGGACAATGATTTGTGAGTCTCAAATTCCCAGACCCTCAGCCCCAGCACTAAAATATTCCACAGAGCCAGGAAAGAAGCCCTGCATCATGGATGAAGTGGAGTGCAAATGGCATAGTGCTTAGGAAGATCTCAGCTGCCCTCAGGCAGAAAGGGCAGGGGGGAGCTGTAACACTGCTCTATTTTACTACTGTTTTGGTGTGTtggaaggaaatgctgctttctAACTTCCCAGGGGACCATTCCTCTGCATTGCTGTGCCTGAATCCCTTGCAGCTGGCAACCAGATAAAGGaccatttccctttccctgtggCATCTCTTGCGCAATTGCCCTCCTTGTAGCACTTCTCCCTTAGGCTCGGTAGCAACTCAACCTGCCCTGGAAATGCAGAGCTGAGATCTCCAGTGGTTAAGACATGCTGGAAAACCCTGTGTCTCTGTACTCATTTGCTATGGTTAAGCAAATAAAGTTAATGATACCAGGAAATATTCACAACTGGCATGGAGCAGCTGGCATGTGTGCTAGCAAACTCAGGCTCTAGGACAGAGTTTGCTAACTCCTCGCTGTCAGAAGCTGATTGAAGGTCACTGCTTGGCACATGGGCTGGTCTAACAAGGTAACAGAGGAGCCAGCTGTGTCCCAGTGCTGGGCCAGTGTTTATTTCACTGCTCTGGAGAAATGTAGGATCCTTCCTGGGAGTACCAGCCTCCCTCTTTGATAGGACTACGATGGGGCAGGCAacagggaggaggagagagctGCTTTCCTGGTACCTGTGCACATGGTCCTCCTTGGGGGTGTTCCCGTAGAGCTCTGCCTCTTGCCGTGCCTTGTCCCCGTAGGATTGCAGGAAGGTGTGCTTGTTGCGGTGCAGGTAATCCACCAGGTCCCCATAGCGGCAGTACTCGGTGATGATGTAGATGGGTCCTGGTGGGACAGAACACCTGCATCAGCCCTGCCTTGGCCACCGTGCCCGTGAATTTCATCGCCCAAGGATATTACCAGACTATAGGATATCTAGGCAGGGCCAAAGGGAAAAGGCACCTTTGTGGTTTGGAGTATTTTTTTGGCATTTGAAATTTGTGTTTGTGGAGGGAGGTGGCACGTGCCTTCCCAGTTTCAGTCAGGTTGGAAGAAAGGTGTTCAGAGTCCCACAAGGCTCTCTTAGGAGAAGGTTGAATCATTTGGAACCAGAAAACAGGAATTGTTCTACCTAAAGACAGTTGTCCTCCtaagcacagcccagggaagcagagagagGAGACAGGGTGCTCAGGGCTCATCTACCTCCTTTGGTGCAGGCCCCCAGCAAGTTGACAATGTTGAGGTGAGGTCCCAGGTGGCTCATGATCTTCAGCTCGGACATGAGGGCTTGCTTCTCACTACTGCGGGCTGTGGCTGTTGGGAAGAGCCAGTGTGACCAGCAGGGCAAGGAGGGAAGAGTGTGGCACTGATTGGTCTTGGGGCTTTAAggtggggaaagagggagaacTCACACTTGAGCATTTTGACTGCCACTTTCATGGTGGACCGTGAATGGCTCAGGCCATGGGCTGTTGCCTCCACCACACGACCAAAGGCACCAGAGCCGAGAGTGCGTCCTGCAAAGAAACAGCCAGGAGGCAAAGTTGGCAATGTTCTAGAGGAGAAGTGAGGAGAAGAGCCTGGAAAATACAAGTTGCTTGTCTGAAACCACACCAGCCTTGCTGCAGTCATTCTGGTGGGCATGGATATGGCCATGAGCTATGTTTGGGGTTGGGGCTGGCTTCCAGAACCTCCAGCTACAAGGTGGGATAGCCAGGAATAACACGGTACTTAatgccaaagggagcagctggccTCCCACCATGGTGATGATGATCCCCCTGTTCTAGGACCACATCGTATCTCCAGGGATTTCTGTGTCTGTTCTGGGCTGGCCTCTTTTTGAGATCTCAACCCAAAACTTATTATCCCCAGACAGCCAGGAATCCATCAGTGGGACCTGCAGAGCCTTTACCTAATACCAGCTTGTCCCTGGGCACCTCCCAGGTGGAGTCATAAGGGAGCTGCATGGGATCCACATAGATGTACTCATGCCCATCAGAGCTGACTGACTCAATCACCTTCCAGCGGATTTCATAACGAGGTTTCTGAAaaagggagcagagggaaataTATCTGAGAGGCTGGGAGTCAGAGAGGGCGTGAGGGATATATCTGGACTTTTTTTAGGGAGCCTTTGGTCCCCACAGCCATTGTCTCATTCCCCATCAACCCCAGAGATGCCAGGGGCATGCAGGAACTGATAGAGGCCCACAGATCCTGATGCAGCTGGGACATCATCAGGCCCAGCACCTTAACCCTGGAGTACCACTGTGTCAGCCTGGGAACGCTCTCCTCTTTTACCTTCTGCCACAGCACAATCAGGATGATCAGGGAGATCACAGTGAGGACCAGCAAGGCCAGGATGACAGAAATGATGACCACCTTGAACGGCAAGGCTACAAAAATAACAGGGACAGCAGTCAGACTCCTCCACCCCTACATGGCCTGAGCACCCAGGGAAAGGAGGTGAGAGCAGTGCAGAGAGATCCCCACACACTCCACCCCCAGACACTGACCCTGAGCTGTTCTCTAGGTAGGGACATTATCCTCTTGGGCAGATTTCCCAGCACTTGCAGAGCCAGCCCCCCAGGGATAATGGGGTGATGGGTTGTTTCTGGCTTCTGCCTCAGGAGAGGTTTGGCCACAGGAGGGTGAAAAGATCTAGAGGGGCTGTTTTGCTTGGGGAAGATCTGGCAGCCCTGGGCCTGGGCTTATCATCCTTCCTCATATTTGGGATGTTCAGCACATGGATGTTCAAGTCCGTGGCACCATCTAGTGACCCATGGGCTAACAACAAGACACTGGGGACCTGCTCAGGCACGCTTGTCTTGCCTCCCTGGAGAGATGACCCTGCCAGTAGTGGGAAGAGCACACCCATGGCCGTTGGGCATAAGGGCTCCACATTCCAACTGGAACAATCTTTTCTGTTCAACCTACAGGAAGCTTCATTTGGGGCAGAAGCACCCAGATTTCCAGGCTGGAAACACAGAAATGTCTATCTCCCCACTACTAGCTCAAAACTTCTCTCAGCCCTTACCGTGTGGGACCAGAGTGATGTCCTGGGAGTTGGTGCCCAGGAAGTTCTGCACGGTACACCTGAGGAGCAGGGGCTCGTGCaccctgtgcagctgcagggtgCTGTTGACACGGTAGAGCTGCCGCTCTGCGTGGTACGAGGCGTTGGTCTGCACACCGATCTCGGCCGACTCATTCCCCAGCAGCCGGGTGGGCTGTCCCTTGGTGCTGCACCTGGTCCAGAGAGGAGAAAGGCACCTGAGAGGCAGCAGGGACCATGCACCACCATGGGATGCCCAGGTGTTATGTGCCAGCAGAATACAATTAAATAATAGCCTGCTATTCTAATAAATAAAAGTCCAGCTGTTCTTATGGCCTCCATCCCTCCACTCACCATTTGATGTCACTGCAAGTAGACCAGCTGATCTCTGGCTGGGGCATGCCTTCAGCAGAGCATGTTACAGTCTGCTCCCCACTGCTGGCACTACTGTTCTCCTTGAGATCCACCACTTTAGCTGGCACTGAAAACAAGAGAAAGTGATGGGAATTAATCTTCTTTTCTGAGTGCAGGATGGAAGAAGAACATGATTCCTTTAGGGAATGTGAGTCTACTGTATCCCTACCATAGTCTAGGGATGATGTAGGACTCATCACATgcattgtgttttatttttgaaagggaACAGCAAAAAGAGTAAGGTTTGAGGGGGTTATGGGGAAGATTTGCCCCATGCAACTTGACTGGAGACACGGTGAGCATGGGGGAATGTCCTGGACATCACAGCTGTACAATCATCTCTACATCTACTACCTTGGGCCAAGCTGATGGTGTCTGTGCTGCCTCCCTGTCCCCCTTGCTCTGAGGCCAACTGTGAGATATTGCACCCAAGTGTGTTTCTTTCTTGAATGCTCTTTCTTTAAGCAAGACCACTCTGGAGCTGAGGCCATAAGAGTAACACCTTCATTCTGAGGGTTCTGCAGCAAAGGACAGTGCCACCCCTTGAGGCTTCTCCCGCTCTCCTCAGCCATGTGTGTGCATGCCCATCCTCACCATTTATCTGCAGATGGAAGGAGAGCTCCTTCTCATCATCCTCATTGGAAGCCCGAATGGTGTAAAATCCTCCTTCTTCCTGCTTCACACGCACCAGCACCAGGGCTGTCTGGTACCTGGGGGAGACACAATCCCAGAGTGATGGCTGTGGGAAGGTACCTGGGGACTGATAATGCTTGGAGGCAACCAGCTCCCACCCACCTGAGGGGTGCTCAAAATCCACTCATAGAAAGCTAATCAATCACCAACTGTGTCCAGCCAGCAATTTGGAGATTCCTTTCTGAATTACCCCCTCTCCACCCTGGTGAGGAATGATGGGCACGTACCTGGTTTCTGACAgattcctgctggtgatggtgAACTCGCTGCTGCTCTCCATGGTCAATGTCTTGTTGTTCTTCAGCCACACAATGCTGGGTTGGGGATAAGCCTCCACTTCCACCTGGATAGTGTGACTCTTGTGGACCTCAGCATACACTGTGCTGGGCAGGTGGGTGTCAAAGTGCACAAAGCCACGCTCTGAGGCAAGAGGAAGAGGGGGGTCAGAGAGGGGAAGAAcctcctccctggccctttggATAAACATGGATCTGGAACAAAACTCTCTGAACAGCCAGAAGTGGTAGGGCAGATCCAGATCCATCCCTCAAGACGTCAGACTTGTGTCTGAGGGGAATGTGGATCCAGAGCCACATTGGAGCAGAGGAGCTCACAGGGTGGAAGCATGTGGCTGTTATCTTGTGGAGATAATGGAGATGGGGCAGTTTCCCTCAAATTACATGAAAGAAGGTCAGATGCAGATGGAAGACAACATGTCTTCACATCACTTGGCACTGCACAGTGCAGAGGAGCTCTTACCAATACCCTCAAGGGTCTTAAAGGGTCAAAAAAACCAtgaagggaattttgggatgtgTTGAAGCCAAGCAGTGGGCAGGGGTGACATGGGGTGAGGTTTGGCTTGTTGTCATGGTTACTTAGAGCAGAAGTGAGGAGGGAAGAAAGCTGGAGGCTGTGAGAGAGGAGAGGGGGTCACTCTGGGACATCCTGCCTGGATGCCCACATGGTTTGCTGGCTTTGGGTGTTGGGCCGCAACGCACCGATCACTTGGACAGTGATGTCTTTCCGGTCTGTTTTCTCATGGTAGCCCTCAGAGACATTGCAGACATAAGTCCCACTGTCCTCCAGCTCTGCATTCTGAATGATGAGGATGGAGCGGATCTCATGAGTGGATCCAGGCAGGAAGTCAGTCACTGGCTCCACAGCCTTCCCTGCCTGCAAAATGGGGACAGGAGATACGGTCTGAGGAGCCAAAAACATGTTCTGCCATTGGGCTTACAGTGAGGAGGGAGCAAGTGGTAGAGGATCCCAGTCTGGCTACCACAGGACAGGGAACAGGCACCAATCACAGACCCCTGAGACAGACAGTCTTAATTCAATCATATCCCCATCAGAAGCAGCATCCCATAACTTTTGCCATGGGATACTGATGAGTGATTGCCATGGCATATCTGGGCgaaagctggagctgctgcccagaGCCTGTGGGTGTGGAGCACTCACTTGCTTGCGGGGATAATCCCAGTTGAAGTTGACCAGCTCGTTGCCACTCACGGTGCACATCACGGTGACATTTTCTCCCTGGCGCACTATGGTCTGCACTGCACTGATGGAGACGTTCACAGATGACACTGTGGGAAAGGTGGAAGAACGGAATGAATTATGAAGGGATGAGTGGGCACCCAGTCCATTTACCCTTGGATGACTGGTCCACTGGAAACCATCTTCCCTGAGAGTTGTAGCTGACTTGTAGGCAAAACCCATTCTCTACTGGAGACAGGACTAAATCTAGCCTCCAGACTGATCATCACTGAGGAGACGGGGAGAACTTTGGTGTCTCCTGCCAGCGGCCTGAAGAAACATCCACAGCAGGTGCACAGATGTGCTAAGGCAATGTCAGCTCACCCTGGATCCTGTAGACGTAGAAAGTGTCTGAATCCACTTCCTGGTCATCCACAAATGTCCGGCAGAAGTAGGTCTTATCCTCAAAGAAGCCTTTAAATCCCTGTTGTGGATCATATGTAGCTGGGATGGGGTTCTCCACCTTCTTCTCATAGAGGGTGACCTGCATCTGTGGGTTGGTCACACGGCATGGGATGACAGCCTCTGTGTAGCCCGTGATGAAGATGAAGACCTCTTCAGAGGTGACCGTAGGGAGGAAAACCAGGGAGGGATCTGTGGGAGAGAGGGAACATTGATTAGAGAAAGCTGCTTGGAAACTTAACCAGGGCTGCTTTGTGCTCCGCCAGGAATACTCCACCACAGGGCCCTGGCTCCATGCTGGTGGGATGCTTCTTGCCATACTTCCCTTGGGAAAGTAGAGCTGCATGTCATGTGCTTGTCAAATGTCTCCTGGGAGGGTGACAGAGACCCAGCACCACCAAGCACCACTGCTCCCCTACCATTTGTCGCAGCACACCACACTCTCCATGAGCTGGTACACCAGAGACATGCCACAGCCAGAGACCTACCATGAGGGCTCTCCTGCTATTGGagaagggatttggggaggcCAGGTGCTTGGAGACAGAAAAGTAAGTCAAAGCCCTCTTTTTCCTGGTTGCTAAACCCCATGGAAACCTACAGGCAATGACATGCTGTCCCCTACCTGGAACGTAGATGTACAGGgctctcctctctgctggctCTGGAGCCTGCTCAGGACTGTAGGTGCACGTGTACTCCCCGGTGTGATGGCCTGTCACATTCCTGAGGGTGAGATTGCTGACAAAGAcaccatccctgtgctccagcgaggCACTGAGGGGTTGCCCCTCCCGTTCCCAGACCAGCTCTCTGTCCCCATAGCACAGGAGGGAGAAGGTGCTGTGGAGGTTGAGGACAAGCTCAGTGTCTCTGGGTTCGATGTGCAGCCTGCTGTCCCCAAACATTACCTCCAGCAGACCTGAGAGAGGAGTGACATGAGACCAAATTGAATTCCTCTGAAATCCACAGAAAAGCACACCTCACGGCAATCTGTTTGATTTGTAGTGTCAGCCTTTACACTGAAAAATATCCTCCCTGGGTTTGCCTTCCCAAGTGTAATCACCACTGACAAAACCATGGTCTCCTCAAAAATACCCTGCCAGTCCAGATCATGGTG from Cinclus cinclus chromosome 14, bCinCin1.1, whole genome shotgun sequence encodes:
- the PDGFRB gene encoding LOW QUALITY PROTEIN: platelet-derived growth factor receptor beta (The sequence of the model RefSeq protein was modified relative to this genomic sequence to represent the inferred CDS: substituted 1 base at 1 genomic stop codon) yields the protein MAFWQPWNKSEECPADARTRDEKPGXSLILVLCPLLPSFSDLVRRSSRTRTPSPEPSMLCPTLKMCLWLLILTGLLEVMFGDSRLHIEPRDTELVLNLHSTFSLLCYGDRELVWEREGQPLSASLEHRDGVFVSNLTLRNVTGHHTGEYTCTYSPEQAPEPAERRALYIYVPDPSLVFLPTVTSEEVFIFITGYTEAVIPCRVTNPQMQVTLYEKKVENPIPATYDPQQGFKGFFEDKTYFCRTFVDDQEVDSDTFYVYRIQVSSVNVSISAVQTIVRQGENVTVMCTVSGNELVNFNWDYPRKQAGKAVEPVTDFLPGSTHEIRSILIIQNAELEDSGTYVCNVSEGYHEKTDRKDITVQVIERGFVHFDTHLPSTVYAEVHKSHTIQVEVEAYPQPSIVWLKNNKTLTMESSSEFTITSRNLSETRYQTALVLVRVKQEEGGFYTIRASNEDDEKELSFHLQINVPAKVVDLKENSSASSGEQTVTCSAEGMPQPEISWSTCSDIKWCSTKGQPTRLLGNESAEIGVQTNASYHAERQLYRVNSTLQLHRVHEPLLLRCTVQNFLGTNSQDITLVPHALPFKVVIISVILALLVLTVISLIILIVLWQKKPRYEIRWKVIESVSSDGHEYIYVDPMQLPYDSTWEVPRDKLVLGRTLGSGAFGRVVEATAHGLSHSRSTMKVAVKMLKSTARSSEKQALMSELKIMSHLGPHLNIVNLLGACTKGGPIYIITEYCRYGDLVDYLHRNKHTFLQSYGDKARQEAELYGNTPKEDHVHSHLSMSVESDGGYMDMSKDDSLDYVPMSDMKGEVKYADIESSNYGTPYELDSYSPSAPERTDRVTLINESPLLSYMDLVGFSFQVANGMEFLASKNCVHRDLAARNVLICEGKLVKICDFGLARDIMRDSNYISKGSTFLPLKWMAPESIFNNLYTTLSDVWSFGILLWEIFTLGGTPYPELPMNEQFYNAIKRGYRMSKPTHASDEIYNIMQKCWEEKFEIRPSFSQLVVLMGNLLVDCYRKRYQQVDEEFMKSDHPAVVRTRPTIPVLNNARLAASSPSSSILYTAVHQNGGENDYIIPLPDPKPEASCDLPQEASISRASSVLNEANTSSTISCDSPLGLRQDEEQESDPQPDCQEPTTGHQEVEESFL